The window TCGGCGCGCGGAACAGCCGGGACATGGCGAAGGGATACCCGTTCCGGCCGGGGCCGCGACGTCCGCCCCGTCGGAAATACAGACTCCGCGCCGACTTCCCCCGTTACACCCCCTTCGGGGGTCTATAAAAGGTAATTCCTAGCCAGACCGGACCTGTGCTATGGGAGTCTGGCCATGAGAAGTTGCCCTCAATGTGGTGGGGTCTGGGCGTACAGTCTGTCCGACGGTCGTTTCAAGTGCCGGAGATGCGGGCA of the Desulfovibrio aminophilus genome contains:
- a CDS encoding transposase, whose translation is MRSCPQCGGVWAYSLSDGRFKCRRCG